One Flagellimonas sp. CMM7 genomic region harbors:
- the idi gene encoding isopentenyl-diphosphate Delta-isomerase yields the protein MKGENVILVNEDDEPIGLMPKMEAHEKAVLHRAFSVFIMNNKGETMLQQRAKDKYHSPLLWTNTCCSHQREGETNIEAGKRRLQEEMGFKTELKELLSFIYKAPFDNGLTEHELDHVMIGYYDENPIVNPSEVEDWKWMSPSDIKMDISKNPDDYTAWFKIIFERFYNHISDNSNKG from the coding sequence ATGAAAGGGGAAAATGTGATATTGGTCAATGAGGATGATGAACCTATTGGCCTAATGCCTAAAATGGAAGCCCATGAGAAAGCTGTTCTTCATAGAGCTTTTTCAGTTTTTATTATGAATAACAAAGGTGAGACGATGCTGCAACAGCGCGCTAAGGATAAATACCATTCACCTTTACTATGGACAAACACCTGCTGTAGTCATCAGAGAGAAGGAGAAACCAATATTGAAGCAGGGAAAAGACGTCTCCAAGAGGAAATGGGTTTTAAAACAGAACTGAAAGAATTACTCTCTTTTATCTACAAAGCACCATTTGATAATGGTCTTACGGAACATGAGTTAGATCATGTAATGATTGGTTACTATGATGAGAATCCGATAGTAAACCCTTCCGAGGTAGAAGATTGGAAATGGATGTCCCCTTCGGATATCAAGATGGATATTTCTAAGAATCCGGATGATTATACAGCTTGGTTCAAAATTATTTTTGAACGGTTTTATAACCATATTTCTGATAATAGTAATAAAGGATGA
- a CDS encoding 6-carboxytetrahydropterin synthase → MKVKVSRKANFNAAHRLYRPDWSFEKNDAVFGKCNNPNYHGHNYDLIVSVTGEIDQRTGFVMDLKVLKDLIKEHVEEALDHKNLNKDVPEFEDINPTAENIAVVIWNKIRPHIEKTKELEVVLYETPRNFVTYSG, encoded by the coding sequence ATGAAGGTAAAGGTTAGCAGAAAAGCCAATTTTAACGCGGCACATAGGCTGTATAGACCAGATTGGAGTTTTGAAAAAAACGATGCCGTTTTTGGTAAATGCAACAATCCAAATTACCATGGCCACAATTATGATCTTATTGTAAGTGTTACAGGAGAAATTGATCAACGGACAGGTTTTGTCATGGATCTTAAAGTGCTTAAGGATTTAATTAAGGAACATGTTGAAGAAGCCTTGGACCATAAAAACTTAAACAAAGATGTTCCTGAGTTTGAGGACATAAACCCTACAGCGGAAAATATCGCTGTTGTAATATGGAATAAGATTAGACCTCATATTGAAAAAACCAAAGAATTGGAGGTAGTACTTTATGAAACACCTCGTAACTTTGTAACTTATTCTGGATAA
- a CDS encoding gliding motility-associated C-terminal domain-containing protein produces the protein MSFLNAQFLLQAPNTGDETNFQWFEASDVGTVLSTVSFYEATQPGVYFATYDGTLCGSNATGYFILTDCTAPNNQVTLDITASIPTGATVSWNPALSGDQTQPTVTSTLSVERYTATITKAGNTSELPRFTVVCMSQAGTLVDDLVTVDEDDSVAVPVFANDSDVTTTGNLTTTNPANGAVTINSNGTPNDPTDDIVTYTPDPNFNGTDAFDYTVCNTTGACSTATVTVDVLPIVDAFDDSVTTEQDIAVDIDILANDNDLPTTGTLIATTPSNGTIFINENTTLGNPSDDFITYTPNPGYLGPDAFDYTICDGSGNCSTATVTILVNPPGINLDSDNDGIVDSFEDLNSDNDNDPSTNPTDTDGDTIPDYLDIDSDDDGIPDNIEAQITIGYIAPSLLDANDNGLDDAYENGGNVGLIPVDTDGDAIPDYVDDDSDNDNVPDSIEGNDQDQDGIADVTFIGSDKDNDGLDDGFEGSTVIDLDVNDEINDPAIDLIDTDSDDVPNYRDTDDDDDGIETIDEDLDLDGNYADDDSDEDGFPNYLDSDLDQSQVDEVDVINVITPNGDGIHDVLTINNLEDYPNNTVKIYNRWGVLVYVTKAYNTTGNVFDGTSEGRVTVDQDNKLPVGTYFYIIDYEDLNGNMKQLSGYLYINR, from the coding sequence ATGAGTTTTCTAAATGCACAGTTTTTACTTCAAGCACCCAATACCGGAGATGAGACCAATTTTCAGTGGTTTGAAGCTTCAGATGTTGGAACTGTTTTAAGTACGGTTTCCTTTTATGAGGCCACACAACCAGGAGTATATTTTGCAACATATGACGGTACGTTATGTGGTTCCAATGCAACAGGATATTTCATTTTGACCGATTGCACAGCTCCAAATAATCAAGTTACTTTAGATATAACCGCAAGCATTCCTACCGGAGCTACTGTAAGTTGGAATCCTGCATTAAGTGGAGATCAAACACAACCAACGGTAACAAGTACATTAAGTGTAGAGAGGTATACTGCCACTATTACCAAGGCAGGAAATACCAGTGAACTACCTCGTTTTACTGTGGTGTGTATGAGTCAAGCTGGAACTTTAGTTGATGATTTAGTAACTGTAGATGAAGATGATTCTGTTGCTGTTCCAGTGTTTGCCAATGATTCGGATGTAACCACAACCGGAAATCTTACAACTACGAATCCGGCAAATGGTGCTGTTACCATAAACAGCAATGGAACACCGAATGACCCAACTGATGATATTGTAACCTATACGCCAGACCCCAATTTCAACGGGACCGATGCATTTGATTATACTGTATGTAACACTACTGGAGCTTGCAGTACAGCGACTGTTACTGTAGATGTACTTCCTATTGTAGATGCATTTGATGATTCCGTTACAACGGAGCAAGATATTGCTGTTGATATTGATATTTTGGCGAATGATAATGATTTGCCTACTACAGGTACCTTAATAGCTACAACACCTTCCAACGGAACCATTTTCATAAATGAAAATACTACTTTGGGTAATCCATCAGATGATTTTATAACCTATACCCCTAACCCTGGTTATCTGGGCCCTGATGCTTTTGATTATACAATATGCGACGGATCTGGAAATTGTAGCACTGCAACAGTTACCATATTGGTGAATCCTCCCGGAATTAACTTAGATAGCGATAATGATGGAATTGTAGACAGTTTTGAAGATTTAAATTCTGATAACGATAATGATCCATCAACAAACCCAACTGATACAGATGGAGATACTATTCCAGACTACCTAGATATTGATAGCGATGATGATGGAATTCCTGATAATATTGAAGCACAGATAACAATAGGCTATATAGCTCCTAGTTTATTGGATGCCAATGATAATGGTTTAGATGATGCTTATGAAAATGGTGGGAATGTAGGATTGATTCCCGTTGATACAGATGGTGATGCAATTCCAGATTATGTAGATGATGATAGTGATAATGACAATGTACCAGATAGTATAGAAGGTAATGATCAAGATCAAGATGGTATTGCAGATGTAACATTTATTGGTTCTGATAAAGATAATGATGGTCTTGACGATGGTTTTGAAGGAAGCACGGTAATTGACTTAGATGTCAATGATGAAATAAATGATCCAGCCATTGATTTGATCGATACGGATTCTGATGATGTTCCGAATTACCGAGATACTGATGATGATGATGATGGCATTGAAACTATAGATGAAGATTTGGATTTGGATGGAAACTATGCTGATGATGATTCAGATGAAGATGGGTTTCCAAACTACTTGGATTCGGATTTAGATCAAAGCCAAGTAGACGAAGTTGACGTAATTAACGTTATTACTCCAAATGGAGATGGAATACATGATGTATTAACTATTAATAATTTAGAAGATTATCCAAACAATACAGTAAAAATTTACAACAGATGGGGTGTGCTGGTATACGTAACCAAAGCATACAACACAACCGGAAATGTCTTTGATGGTACTTCTGAAGGACGGGTGACTGTTGATCAGGACAACAAACTTCCTGTAGGTACGTATTTCTATATTATAGATTATGAAGATCTCAATGGGAATATGAAACAGCTCTCAGGTTACCTATACATTAATAGATAA
- a CDS encoding type IX secretion system membrane protein PorP/SprF: MDKNSIKKNTLLQIITLLLCFTSVVHAQQDAQYTQYMYNTVSVNPAYAGSRGHLSIAALYRNQWLGLDGAPETQTLNLHTPMGYRGVGLGISIVNDKIGPTSETYFDIDFSYTIQTSFDAKLSFGLKASAHMLDIRYSELDEFEIDPQLQSQQDIQNKFSPNIGAGIYYHTERFYTGLSVPRLLETTHFDESSISTATEQINLYFITGYVWDLNPFLKFKPTLLTKAVQGAPFQVDVSANFMFNEKFIGGVAYRWDAAFSGLFGFRISDEMFIGLAYDRETTDLGAATFNDGSFEVILRYDFVKNLSNLKSPRFF, encoded by the coding sequence GTGGATAAGAATTCAATAAAGAAAAATACACTCTTACAAATAATTACACTGCTATTGTGCTTTACAAGTGTTGTTCATGCTCAACAAGATGCACAATACACACAATACATGTACAATACAGTAAGTGTTAATCCAGCTTATGCAGGTTCCAGAGGTCATTTAAGTATCGCGGCCTTATACCGTAATCAATGGCTAGGTTTGGATGGTGCTCCTGAGACGCAAACCCTTAATCTTCATACTCCTATGGGATATAGAGGAGTAGGTTTGGGAATATCCATTGTCAATGATAAAATAGGACCTACATCTGAAACATACTTTGATATAGATTTTTCATATACCATTCAAACATCATTTGACGCCAAGTTAAGTTTTGGGCTAAAGGCAAGCGCCCACATGTTAGATATTCGATATTCAGAATTGGATGAATTTGAAATTGACCCTCAATTGCAATCACAGCAGGATATTCAAAATAAATTTTCACCCAATATTGGTGCTGGAATTTATTATCATACTGAACGTTTTTATACAGGTCTTTCAGTACCAAGGTTGTTAGAAACCACTCATTTTGATGAATCATCAATTTCAACTGCAACGGAGCAGATAAACTTATACTTTATCACTGGGTATGTATGGGATTTAAATCCCTTTCTCAAATTTAAACCGACACTTTTAACTAAGGCGGTTCAAGGTGCCCCCTTTCAAGTTGATGTATCTGCAAATTTTATGTTCAATGAAAAATTTATAGGTGGTGTTGCCTATCGTTGGGATGCTGCATTCAGTGGTCTCTTTGGTTTTAGAATATCTGACGAGATGTTCATTGGCCTTGCCTACGATCGCGAAACCACGGATTTAGGAGCAGCTACCTTCAATGATGGATCTTTTGAGGTTATCCTTAGATATGATTTTGTAAAGAATTTGAGTAACTTAAAATCTCCACGTTTCTTTTAA